The Bacillus mesophilus DNA segment CGTCCTGAGCCAGGATCAAACTCTCCAATAAAGTGTTTGATTGCTCATTACACCGGCAATCTACTTAGTTTTTTGCATTAGCGAAAATAACTATATAGTAGATTTAAAAATTTATTACTTGCGTTAGTCTTAAAGACCAACACGCTTGACGTTTTGTTTAGTTTTCAAAGAACTTCTTGTCTCATCGCCCGTAAGCGACTTTATTAATTTACCACACATCGCATATTAATGTCAACAACTATCTTTAAAAGTTTTTAAATTGTTGTTGGCTTGTCTTGAAGCGACAAAAAGTAATATAACATAATTTAATATTTATAGTCAACACTCAATATAAAAAAGTTTTATTCATAATGTCTAATTTGCTTTGTTCGTATATACTTTGAACACTCTTGGGGTGAGGCTACTCTTTTGAACAATCTAAAGAGAATTTGATAGCGTTCCTCCATTGCTCTCTTTACAACATGATCAATTCTATGATCTTGGAAATCATGTAAGATTTCATCCATCTCTCTTTTTAATAAATACTCAAGTTCCTTTTGTTCCATCTGATTTAACATAAAGCCTAGCATGCTGTCACCCTCTTCAGTTCATTTATTCTAGTTATTACCATTACTTTAATTTTTATTAAAAAAATTCTTTTCCCTTCTCTTTTGCTCATAAAACGTACAAGTTTGCATAAGTATTTCTCAAGAGACTTGTACTAGGAGGGTGACTATGAACTTTTTCTTTATATTAAATGGAAAAAAGATTAAGCATTCACTGATCATTGTAATTGCCGCGTTTTTTACAGCAGGACTACTTTTTATCGAAGGATCATTTAATGAACCTGTATTTTCGACTAAGGATGGCCCAAAAGCAATATACAAAGGGGAAGGTAAAGACAAAAAGGTAGCCTTAACCTTTGACATAAGCTGGGGCGATGAACGAGCAATTCCTATATTGGATTCTTTAAAGACTCATAATATTAAAGGTAGTACGTTCTTCCTATCTGCTTCATGGGCAGAAACACATCCAGATATAGTGAAGAGAATTCTAGAAGATGGACATGAGATTGGTAGTATGGGTTATCAATGGAAGAGTTATACGAGCATGGACGAACAAAAAATAAAGCGTGATATTTTACAGGCAGAAGAAGTATTTAAGACACTAGGAGTCAAGGAAGTAAATTTATTAAGACCTCCAAGTGGTAACTTTGACGAAAAAGTACTTAAAGTTGCTGAAAATACAGGGTATACCGTTGTACATTGGAGTGTAAATTCACAAGATTGGACAAATCCGGGCACAGACGTTATCTTGAAAAATCTCAAAGAAATGAAGGCCGGGGATATTATCTTACTTCATGCTTCTGATTCAGCAAAACAGACAGAGAAGGCCATACCTGAAATTGCAAAGCTCCTAAGTCAAAAGGGATTTAAGAATTATTCAATCTCTGAACTAATTTCTAACACAGATGCTAAGACCAAAGAATTGGATTAACATTATACTCCTAAAAAATAAAGAAAAGCTGACATGTTGAAATGTCAGCTTTTCTTTATTAATCTATGAAGAATTAACAACTGGTAGCTGTTACAAATTAAAAGAGGTAAGAGCATAAAGCTAAGCCAACTCTCTTCGTTAGCTCTTAAGGCAGGCACCCATTCTATGGTCGTTACGACAATCATAAAGAATAGGGCTGGAATGAAAGCTTCTTTATTTGTTTCTTTTGCCTTAAAATAAGCAACTACAAGTGCAAATACTAATAAAAATCCCGGATATAAGAAAAAGCTAAGTAAGCGATCATCTGCATCAGCAAACCACTGGTAACGGAAATACACTAAGTCAAACAACACAAATACAATAAGGATAATCTGAACAGGCTTCCATAACCCCTTAAAAATTCCTAGTCCAAATCGATGGACAGTTAGATAAGCAAAGAAACCCATCTGGCTAATTACACTAAATATAAATCCAACTCCTAAGAGCCAAAACATTACGGATAAGATCTCCACAACATTTCCTTCTATAAATAATGATTGATATTCTGACCATCTAATCATAAATCCTAATATAACTGTACTAATTCCCCCGACTAATAAGGTTGAAATAAATAATCGGACCCAATCACGGCTTTTCACATTAGTTCCTCCATTCGTTCATTCCATTTCTGATTTTACCAACGCTCTTTGAAAAATGCTAGTAAATCTCATAACTATATGCATATTTTACTTATTTTTCTTCATATTAAAGGTAGGATTATTTTGAAGGGAGCAAACATCATGGGCTATCATAAATTACTCTTCATACTGTTTTGCTTGTTTACATTAGCATCATGCTCCGGTGGCGGTGGAGAGCAGGGTGGCGGACAGGCTGATTATGAAGAAGTGAAAAAAATGGTTGTTGATATTTTAAAGACAGATGAAGGTAAAAAAGCCATTCAAGAGGTAATGGCAGATGATAAAATGAAGCAGGCCTTAGTAATGGATCAGGCAATTGTTACTGAAACCATACAACAGACATTAACATCTGAAGAGGGATCAAAGTTTTGGACTAAGACATTTGAAGATCCTAAATTTGCAGAAACCTTTGCTAAGAGTATGCAGACAGAACACGAAAAGCTAATTAAAGGGTTAATGAAGGACCCAGATTATCAAAAAATGTTAATTGAATTATTTCAAAACCCCGAGGCTGAGGAACAAGTTCTGACAGTTTTAAAAAGCACTGAATATCGAGCACATCTTCAGCAGGTCATTACCGAAACCTTTGAAAGCCCTCTGTTCAAAGCAAAGCTGGTGGACGTGATCATTAAATCAGCTGAGCAGTTACAAGAACAGGCTTCTAAGAAACAGGAAGGCGAAGGCGGCGGTGGAGGAGAGAGCTAACAAAGTAAAAGCGCCCAAATGGGCGCTTTTACTATTTTTTATGAATAAGCGTTGTGATTTTTTCTGCAATTTCTAAATAAAGTTTACCTAATCTATGGTCTTCAGCGTAAATAGAAGGTGCAAAATCATCATCATTCCAATCTGGTTGCTGAAGTGGTAGCTGGCCTAAAAGCTCTGTTTGAAGTTCCTCAGCTAGCTTTGTACCTCCACCTTTTCCAAATACATATTCTTTTTCTCCTGTAACTTTACTCTCAAAATAAGACATATTTTCAATAACACCTAACACCTCATGCTCAGTACGAAGGGCCATTGCACCCGCTCTTGCAGCAACAAAAGCAGCTGTTGGATGCGGAGTCGTGACAATCACTTCTTTACAAGCAGGTAACATTGTATGAATGTCTAATGCTACATCTCCAGTTCCTGGTGGTAGGTCTAGTAATAAATAATCTAGATCTCCCCATTCAACATCATTAAAGAAATTATGTAGCATTTTCCCTAGCATTGGCCCTCTCCAAATTACAGGTGCATTGTCTTCAACAAAGAACCCCATTGAGATTACCTTAACTCCAAATCGTTCAACTGGAATAATCATTTCTCCTCTGACTACAGGGCGCTTTGTAATTCCCATCATATCTGGAACACTAAATCCATATATATCAGCATCTATGATTCCAACCTTTTTACCTAGCCTTGCAAGTGCTACAGCTAAGTTCACCGATACCGTTGACTTCCCTACTCCACCTTTTCCACTAGCGATTGCGATAAATGTAGTTTTACTTCCTGGAGATAGTAAGGACTTATTTCCTTGAGTATCAGCAGTTGCAAATTTTGCAAGCTCTTCAGCAGGAAGGTCTGTGAAACGTAGACCTACAGAATCAGCACCTGCACCTTTCAATGCTTGTACAATTGTTCCTTGAAGTTGCATTTGTTCTGGAGTTCCTGTTTTTGCGATGGCTATCTTTACACTTACATGTTGCTTATCTTCTTTAACCTTAATTTCCTGTATACCATTTGTTTCCTCTAATGTCTTATGTAAAAAAGGATCCACCATCTTATTAAGAATGGACCTAACTCTATCTTCAGTTAACATACTGCCACTCCTTAGTACTCTTTTTTCGTTAGTATACCATAAATGAGACATAATATCTGAGATCTTAGCTCCCTTTGCAAGAAAAGTGGAGATATTAGAAAAACTTTAAAAGTGCCAAGTGCTTGGACAAGGAACTTGTTTAATACTTCATATGAAATGCAAAAGAAAATCTCCCTAATTCGGGAGATCCAGTTCATTTGAATAATATCGTAAAATGCCTTTATAGATAGATGCTGCCATTTTTTCTTGGTATTCCTCAGTGGTAAGTAAATTTCTTTCATGAGGATTTGAGAGAAACCCAACTTCTACTAGGGCTCCAGGGATTTGTGCCTTCTTTAGAAGATAAATACCACTAATTGCCTTGGCAGATCGATTCGTATTTTCTAAGTTGCGCTTAATTTCTGCTTGAACAAAGGTCGCTAAACGTTTATTTTCCTCTAGCGATCCATAGTAAAAGGTTTGAGCACCTCTCCACCGTTCTGCAGGTATAGCATTTAAATGGATGGTAATAAAGCTGCTTGCATCAGAACCATTGATGAATTTAACTCGATTTTTGAGATCTTCTACTTTTCTATTTCGGACTCCCTTGGTGTCGGGATCGGCTATATCATTATGATCCTCCCTAGTCATTAGAACTAAAGCGCCTTGCTCCTGAAGGTAATCTTTCACTTTTAGTACGATATCAAGAGCAATGTCCCTTTCGAACACTTCATCTCCATAAGAGGCACCGCCATCAATCCCACCATGTCCTGGGTCTAAGACAATAACTTCTCCACTAAGAGGAAGATTCCAAGTGTTCCATGAATCATTACTTGTTAACTGGTTTTGAATAATAAGAATAAATGCTAGGATCCCAATTCCAACCCCAATAATTTGAGCCTTTTTCTTACCCATCCTCTTTTCTCCTCCCTGATTGTTCCCTAGTACTAACTATATGGGACAAGAGAAGAAAATATGATTTAGTGTGTATTAGAGAGGTGGAAAAAAAGCCGAGTAGTTCATCTCGGTGAAGATTTATGCACCGAGTTATCCAAGATGTATAAGTTAGTCTCCATTTTGAATTGGAAATGTTAGTTACCGAGTCGGTTTTCCTCGACTTTGTATACATCCTTAATGAAGACGAAGTTTATAACGCATGATTCCTTTATCAAAACCTTCTTGAATCCACCTAGAAACATACTGCTCACATGCTAAATATAAGGATTCACTCACAAAATCATTATCACTAAGGTTTCCCCAATATTGTAAATAATCGTATAACGTATCGATCAAGTATTTTTCCTCTTCATAGCAGCGTCTTTTGATTGTCTCGAAGGACTCACCGTAATGACCTACTCTTCCAAAACTCGCTCCAAGTAGGTAAGCTTCGATTGCAACATCCACACTGCCGTCTTCAATAGCTTGAGAAAATCTAGCCTGTTTGAAGAATGGCTGAAAATACGAAGTTACTTCCTTGGTCAATTTTTCTAATGTAAGTTCTCTTAATAGTTTACGCTCAAACTTAACTTGTTTTTCTTTGCGCTTTTCTTTAAAAGATGTAATAACTGTCATTAGTTCCACCCTTCCTTTGCGACGGTATCTTCGGGTTGAAGGTTATACCAATAGGATGCACGAAATATAGAAAGGCTTGAATGGCAATTTTATCACATACAACCAAATCCCTTTCCTATATGAAAAAGAACCCTTCAAATGAAGAGCTCTTCTTATAACTTCAATAGCCTTAAGCCATTCAGAATAACTAATATTGTACTTCCCTCATGACCAATAACTCCAAAAGGTAGGTCAATCAGCTGGAAGAAGTTACTTATGATGAGAAGAGCTATAACTGTTATTGAAAAAAACACATTTTGTTTAATGATTCTATTCATTTTCTTTGATAGCAGAATCGTTTCTCTAATTTTACTCAAATCATTTTTTATTAAAATGATATCAGCCGTTTCTAACGCAACGTCTGTACCTTCACCCATTGATATCCCTACATTTGCAGTCGCTAGTGCTGGAGCGTCATTTATACCGTCTCCTGTCATCGTGACCATACCATATTTTTTCTGTAGCATTTTTACTTTGTTGACTTTATCTTCTGGTAAACAGTTTGCAATATATTCGTCCACCTCGGCTAATTCTGCAATCGTACTTGCCGTTTGCTCATTGTCTCCAGTAATCATTATAGTACGAATTCCTTCCTGCTGTAGCTCTTTAATCGCCTTCTTGGTCGATTCTCTCACAGAGTCAATTAGAGCTAAGTACCCTAAAATCTCCTCATCCCTTTTAATATAAACAACAGTTTTCCCATCACCTATAAGAGTTTTTTCTTTATCCCTTAGAAAGTCTTCTACTTTTCTGCCCCCAACATATTCTGATTTTCCAATTTTCCATAGTGAGCCAGCTATATAAGCCTTCATTCCCAAGCCTGCGGTTTCTTGAATAGATGTGACATTCACTCTTTCTGTTTTATTTTCTAATAAGTAACCAACGATTGATTTTGCAATTGGATGAGTAGATTGTTCCTCAATTGAAAGAATTGCTGATTTTATTTCACGATCGTTAGCTTGATCCTTTATTATAAAATCCGTTACAACAGGTTGACCTTTCGTTAGCGTTCCCGTTTTATCAAGTGCAATGATTTTTGTATGTGCAAGTCTCTCTAAGTGAACACCACCTTTAACGAGCACTCCTTTTCTTGCACTGTATGAAATGGCAGACAACGTAGCTGGCATAATTGATGCTACTAGGGCACAGGGTGACGCTACAACCATTAATACCATCGCCCTATAAAAAGATTCAGACCAACTCCACTCAAAAAAGAGTGCTGGTAATACCATCGTTAATAAAACTGCCACTAGTACCAGTTTCACATACAAACCTTCAAATCGTTCAATAAACAATTGCGAGGGTGTTTTCTCACTTTCTGCTTGTTGTACTAACTGAATTATTTTACTAAAAAGAGACTCGCTAGCTAATTTAGAAACATTTATATAAATTACACCAGTATGATTAACAGTTCCTGAAAATACTTCATCAAGTTCGGCCTTCACTACAGGAAGAGACTCACCAGTAATGGGGGATTGATCGACTGTTGTTTGCCCCTTCATAATGATGCCATCTGCAGGGATTCGTTCTCCTGCTTTAACAACAATTTGATCACCTATTCTCAAACTACTTACACTTACTTTCTGTTCGTAACCGTTTTTAACTACCTTTGCCTCTTCAGGCTGCATCTTCATTAGTAAAGATAATTCTCGATTACTCTTGTTCATTGTATAAGTCTCAAGTGCACCGCTGAGTGAGAATATAAAGATGAGTAACGCGCCCTCCATCCAATATCCAATGAATGCCGAACCTATCGCAGCAAAAATCATTAATAATTCAACATTCAAATCGCGTGACTTTATGGACTCAATGATTCCCTCCTTTGCTTTTGCAAACCCACCAATGACAAACGCAATTAAGTAACATATAACTGATATATAATTTTCGTCAGCTGCTGTCATATAACCACAAATAATGAACACACCACTGAGCAAAGCTGCAAATAATTCTAGATGCTGAAGAAAGAAGGAACCTTTACCTTTACCCTTACCCTGATTAACCTGTTGAGTCTGATTGTGATTAATGTTTGCCTCCACTTTACTCCTCACATCCTTTTGATAAGTAGAATCATCATCATTTACACAATTAAAAGAGAAAAACTGCACCATGGGCAGCTAAAAGAGCAAATACATTGATGTAACATATACCTATATTCTATGTAAGGACGTCATAAAAGGGTCAACTAATTTATAATAAATACAAAAAAATAATCATTATAAATAATGATTATCATTCTTAATCATTTAGATAGAATCTTTATAATTTCATTTCTAAGAGGATTAAAATTTCAGCAGAGCGATCATGCAAACATTAGGAGAAAACTAAAAAAAGACTCCCGACCCGTAATGGGTCGAGAGCCTTTGATAAGATAGAATTAACGCTTTGAGAACTGAGGTGCACGACGAGCGCCTTTAAGACCGTATTTCTTACGTTCTTTCATACGTGCGTCACGAGTTAAGAATCCAGCGCGCTTTAAAGTAGCACGGAATTCAGGATCAGCTTGTAGTAAAGCACGAGAGATACCATGACGGATTGCTCCTGCTTGACCAGTATAGCCTCCACCTTTAACACTTACAAGAACATCATAGCTTCCAAGTGTTTCAGTCGCTACTAGAGGTTGCTTAACAACTTCTCTTAGAGCTGGTAGTGGTAAATAGTCTTCAAATTCACGATCATTGATTAAAACACGTCCGTTACCAGGAACTAAACGTACACGAGCTACGGAGCTCTTACGACGTCCTGTACCGTAATATTGTACCTGAGCCAATATAATACCCTCCTTAGATTATCCGCGAAGTTCGTAAACTTCTGGTTTTTGTGCTTGGTGATTATGCTCGCTTCCAACAACAACATGAAGCTTTTTACCCATTTGACGTCCTAGTGGACCTTTTGGAAGCATACCTTTAATTGCAAGTTCTAACATTTGAACTGGATAGTTAGTACGCATTTCTAAAGCTGTTCTAACTTTTAATCCACCTGGGTGTTGGCTATGACGGTAGTAAAGCTTGTCTGTTAGCTTCTTACCAGTTAATTCAATTTTCTCAGCATTGATGATGATTACATGATCACCAGTGTCAATATGTGGTGTATAAGTTGGCTTATGCTTTCCACGTAGTAAAGATGCTACTTCTGTAGATAGACGTCCAAGAGTCTTACCTTCAGCATCTACTACGTACCATTTACGTTCAACTTCACTTGGCTTTGCCATATAAGTAGTACGCATATTTTTCCCTCCAATTACTAATCGTTTAATATTAATAGATTTTTAAAGCTATTTTTATTTCATCAAATAAGTTCCGGGGCTTATTTGTGGGTTTTAAAAATAGTACCATATGCAATAATATATCCTTAAGAATAGAATGTCAAGAAAATGTTACACCAGGATTAGTTGTCATAATGGACTTTCCAGAGATATAATCCATTTCCTGGAGCAGTTTTACCTGCTTTTGTACGATCCTGCTGCTCTAATATAGTAACAATTTCCTCTGGTTTTCGGTAGCCTTGTCCTACCTCTAACAGAGTCCCAACCATAATTCTCACCATATTATATAAAAAACCATTTCCTATAAAACGGAAGGTCAGTAAGTCATCGTTTTCACTAAACTCAATTTCGTAGATTGTACGAATCTTATCTTCCACTTCCGTTTTTGCTGAACAAAAGGAGGTAAAATCATGGGTACCGACTAGGTACTTGATGGCTTCTTTTATCGCAATATAGTCTAGCTGATAGGGGTAATGAAAATGGTAATGTCTCATGAAGACATCACGGTCTTTACTCAAGCTAACTTTATAACGATATTCCTTTGTTTTAACATTGAATCTAGCATGAAAGTCAGAAGAAACTCGCTGGACCTGTATTACCGAAATTTCTTCAGGTAATAATGAGTTAAGTGCTATTTTCCACTTATTAATTGGTATATTCAACGGTGTATCAAAGTGAATACTTTGACCAACTGCATGGACCGAGGCATCTGTTCTGCCAGAGGCAAATACTTTCACGTCTAAACCTTTGTGCATTTTTTTTAACACATTTTCAATTTCTGCCTGAACAGTCCGTTGATTTGG contains these protein-coding regions:
- the pdaB gene encoding polysaccharide deacetylase family sporulation protein PdaB; translation: MNFFFILNGKKIKHSLIIVIAAFFTAGLLFIEGSFNEPVFSTKDGPKAIYKGEGKDKKVALTFDISWGDERAIPILDSLKTHNIKGSTFFLSASWAETHPDIVKRILEDGHEIGSMGYQWKSYTSMDEQKIKRDILQAEEVFKTLGVKEVNLLRPPSGNFDEKVLKVAENTGYTVVHWSVNSQDWTNPGTDVILKNLKEMKAGDIILLHASDSAKQTEKAIPEIAKLLSQKGFKNYSISELISNTDAKTKELD
- a CDS encoding KinB-signaling pathway activation protein, with translation MKSRDWVRLFISTLLVGGISTVILGFMIRWSEYQSLFIEGNVVEILSVMFWLLGVGFIFSVISQMGFFAYLTVHRFGLGIFKGLWKPVQIILIVFVLFDLVYFRYQWFADADDRLLSFFLYPGFLLVFALVVAYFKAKETNKEAFIPALFFMIVVTTIEWVPALRANEESWLSFMLLPLLICNSYQLLILHRLIKKS
- the gerD gene encoding spore germination lipoprotein GerD, with product MGYHKLLFILFCLFTLASCSGGGGEQGGGQADYEEVKKMVVDILKTDEGKKAIQEVMADDKMKQALVMDQAIVTETIQQTLTSEEGSKFWTKTFEDPKFAETFAKSMQTEHEKLIKGLMKDPDYQKMLIELFQNPEAEEQVLTVLKSTEYRAHLQQVITETFESPLFKAKLVDVIIKSAEQLQEQASKKQEGEGGGGGES
- a CDS encoding Mrp/NBP35 family ATP-binding protein, which produces MLTEDRVRSILNKMVDPFLHKTLEETNGIQEIKVKEDKQHVSVKIAIAKTGTPEQMQLQGTIVQALKGAGADSVGLRFTDLPAEELAKFATADTQGNKSLLSPGSKTTFIAIASGKGGVGKSTVSVNLAVALARLGKKVGIIDADIYGFSVPDMMGITKRPVVRGEMIIPVERFGVKVISMGFFVEDNAPVIWRGPMLGKMLHNFFNDVEWGDLDYLLLDLPPGTGDVALDIHTMLPACKEVIVTTPHPTAAFVAARAGAMALRTEHEVLGVIENMSYFESKVTGEKEYVFGKGGGTKLAEELQTELLGQLPLQQPDWNDDDFAPSIYAEDHRLGKLYLEIAEKITTLIHKK
- the cwlD gene encoding N-acetylmuramoyl-L-alanine amidase CwlD, which gives rise to MGKKKAQIIGVGIGILAFILIIQNQLTSNDSWNTWNLPLSGEVIVLDPGHGGIDGGASYGDEVFERDIALDIVLKVKDYLQEQGALVLMTREDHNDIADPDTKGVRNRKVEDLKNRVKFINGSDASSFITIHLNAIPAERWRGAQTFYYGSLEENKRLATFVQAEIKRNLENTNRSAKAISGIYLLKKAQIPGALVEVGFLSNPHERNLLTTEEYQEKMAASIYKGILRYYSNELDLPN
- a CDS encoding DUF2521 family protein, with product MTVITSFKEKRKEKQVKFERKLLRELTLEKLTKEVTSYFQPFFKQARFSQAIEDGSVDVAIEAYLLGASFGRVGHYGESFETIKRRCYEEEKYLIDTLYDYLQYWGNLSDNDFVSESLYLACEQYVSRWIQEGFDKGIMRYKLRLH
- a CDS encoding heavy metal translocating P-type ATPase translates to MEANINHNQTQQVNQGKGKGKGSFFLQHLELFAALLSGVFIICGYMTAADENYISVICYLIAFVIGGFAKAKEGIIESIKSRDLNVELLMIFAAIGSAFIGYWMEGALLIFIFSLSGALETYTMNKSNRELSLLMKMQPEEAKVVKNGYEQKVSVSSLRIGDQIVVKAGERIPADGIIMKGQTTVDQSPITGESLPVVKAELDEVFSGTVNHTGVIYINVSKLASESLFSKIIQLVQQAESEKTPSQLFIERFEGLYVKLVLVAVLLTMVLPALFFEWSWSESFYRAMVLMVVASPCALVASIMPATLSAISYSARKGVLVKGGVHLERLAHTKIIALDKTGTLTKGQPVVTDFIIKDQANDREIKSAILSIEEQSTHPIAKSIVGYLLENKTERVNVTSIQETAGLGMKAYIAGSLWKIGKSEYVGGRKVEDFLRDKEKTLIGDGKTVVYIKRDEEILGYLALIDSVRESTKKAIKELQQEGIRTIMITGDNEQTASTIAELAEVDEYIANCLPEDKVNKVKMLQKKYGMVTMTGDGINDAPALATANVGISMGEGTDVALETADIILIKNDLSKIRETILLSKKMNRIIKQNVFFSITVIALLIISNFFQLIDLPFGVIGHEGSTILVILNGLRLLKL
- the rpsI gene encoding 30S ribosomal protein S9, which gives rise to MAQVQYYGTGRRKSSVARVRLVPGNGRVLINDREFEDYLPLPALREVVKQPLVATETLGSYDVLVSVKGGGYTGQAGAIRHGISRALLQADPEFRATLKRAGFLTRDARMKERKKYGLKGARRAPQFSKR
- the rplM gene encoding 50S ribosomal protein L13, coding for MRTTYMAKPSEVERKWYVVDAEGKTLGRLSTEVASLLRGKHKPTYTPHIDTGDHVIIINAEKIELTGKKLTDKLYYRHSQHPGGLKVRTALEMRTNYPVQMLELAIKGMLPKGPLGRQMGKKLHVVVGSEHNHQAQKPEVYELRG
- the truA gene encoding tRNA pseudouridine(38-40) synthase TruA, with protein sequence MQRLNCIISYDGSAFSGYQIQPNQRTVQAEIENVLKKMHKGLDVKVFASGRTDASVHAVGQSIHFDTPLNIPINKWKIALNSLLPEEISVIQVQRVSSDFHARFNVKTKEYRYKVSLSKDRDVFMRHYHFHYPYQLDYIAIKEAIKYLVGTHDFTSFCSAKTEVEDKIRTIYEIEFSENDDLLTFRFIGNGFLYNMVRIMVGTLLEVGQGYRKPEEIVTILEQQDRTKAGKTAPGNGLYLWKVHYDN